The window TTTGCGTCGCCTGGCGATTGAGGAGAATATTGTATTGTTCGTAGTTGGCTTGCCCGTCCACTTGGATGGCCGGGAAAGCCAGAAATCGCGCGAGGCGCGGGATTTCGGCCGATGGTTGGGCGAAGTGACTGGCAAGCCGGTCGAGTATTTCGACGAGCGATTCACCAGCGCCGAAGCCGAGCGTTACCTGGGGGCCGCGGAACTGACGAAGAAACAACGCAAGGCGCGGCTCGACAAGCTGGCCGCACAGATCCTGCTCACCGCTTATCTTGAATCCGGAGGAAAGACCGAAGGGACGTCGGGTTTGGATGACTAGCGCATGATAGACAACCCAAACGAACGCCTCCGCGACACCCTGCGTCCCGGCGACGGTGAACCTCAAGCGCCGCAAAAAAAGCTAATCGTCGGTTGCGGCTACCTGGGCCGGCGTGTGGCCGATCGCTGGCGCGCGGCCGGGCACGAAGTGTACGCCGTGACTCGTTCGCACAGCCATGCGGCCAGGTTCGAGCGCGCCGGCTTTAAACCGATCGTTGCCGACGTGATGCGGCTCGACTCGCTCGTCAATCTGCCGCCGGCGACCACGGTCCTCTATGCGGTCGGCTACGACCGTAACCAGAGATACGGTATCGAAGAAGTCTATTTGCGCGGACTGATCAACGTGCTCAATGCCTTGCCGGAGGAAACTGGGCGGGTCATCTACGTCAGCTCGACCGGTGTCTACGGCGATTGCGGCGGCGCCTGGATCGACGAGCAGACTCCCTGTTTTCCGGATCGCGCCGGCGGGCGCG is drawn from Pirellulales bacterium and contains these coding sequences:
- a CDS encoding SDR family oxidoreductase produces the protein MIDNPNERLRDTLRPGDGEPQAPQKKLIVGCGYLGRRVADRWRAAGHEVYAVTRSHSHAARFERAGFKPIVADVMRLDSLVNLPPATTVLYAVGYDRNQRYGIEEVYLRGLINVLNALPEETGRVIYVSSTGVYGDCGGAWIDEQTPCFPDRAGGRACLAAEEALLSHPRGANAVVLRMAGIYGPGRIPNREALEGGKTIPAPATGWLNLIHVDDAATVVLAAERAEPGPRHYLVSDGCPVARRDYYRQLASLLAAPAPRFLAPDATLPSAVRAKSDKRISNTRLVSELGVQLTYPSFREGLAGIVSAG
- the ruvX gene encoding Holliday junction resolvase RuvX, yielding MTSSSSAHAPAGRVAGVDYGTVRIGIAISDARRTIASPLENYTRRGQQADGEHLRRLAIEENIVLFVVGLPVHLDGRESQKSREARDFGRWLGEVTGKPVEYFDERFTSAEAERYLGAAELTKKQRKARLDKLAAQILLTAYLESGGKTEGTSGLDD